A genomic window from Solanum stenotomum isolate F172 chromosome 10, ASM1918654v1, whole genome shotgun sequence includes:
- the LOC125841964 gene encoding protein GLUTAMINE DUMPER 1-like — translation MRTEVGFSTITSKFEQSKSTVKATFSPPAMVQRSPWHSPVPYLFGGLAAMLGLIAFALLILACSYWKLSGHLRENGEIDHDSEVDPESGDGEKPAIGIVKAMPVFEEKIVVIMAGDLRPSFLATPVLSKNSVLGDGSDLNKFEKKLEKETEELGDEKEKEEVVIEVREMSHGESQNSHGQNH, via the coding sequence ATGAGAACAGAAGTTGGCTTCTCTACAATCACATCAAAGTTCGAACAATCAAAATCTACCGTAAAAGCTACATTTTCACCGCCGGCGATGGTACAGAGATCGCCATGGCATTCTCCGGTACCGTATCTCTTCGGCGGTCTAGCAGCTATGTTAGGGTTAATAGCTTTCGCTCTTCTAATTTTGGCTTGTTCTTACTGGAAACTCTCCGGTCATTTAAGAGAAAACGGCGAAATTGATCACGATTCGGAAGTAGATCCTGAGTCCGGCGACGGTGAAAAACCGGCGATCGGAATTGTGAAGGCGATGCCGGTGTTTGAAGAGAAGATTGTTGTGATAATGGCTGGAGATTTGAGGCCGAGTTTTTTGGCAACGCCTGTGTTAAGTAAAAACTCTGTTTTGGGAGACGGAAGTGATTTGAATAAATTCGAGAAGAAATTGGAAAAGGAAACCGAAGAATTAGGTGATgagaaggagaaagaagaagtaGTGATTGAAGTTAGAGAAATGAGCCATGGAGAATCTCAAAACAGCCATGGACAAAATCACTAA
- the LOC125842327 gene encoding zinc finger protein CONSTANS-LIKE 4-like: MVAESWSTTAKRCDACKATPSTVFCKADMAFLCLTCDSKIHAANKLASRHARVWVCEVCEHAPASVTCKADAAALCVTCDQDIHAANPLARRHERIPVVPFYDSASAKSPRGAGADENDPHQHEDETEEEEAEAESWLLQAPSSNTQGIEYKSAEYLFSDVDPYVEMDIIADQKTCTTTMDIAHNQEEYKEDCVVPHVQNNKNEIQLQGPVVDGYPTYEMDFSGGSKPFMYNFTTQSISQSVSSSSMEVGVVPDHNTMTDVSNTFVRNSAIDGLPNPVSSLDREARVLRYREKRKNRKFEKTIRYASRKAYAETRPRIKGRFAKRTENDAGDSLVASDTLYGVVPSF, from the exons ATGGTGGCGGAGAGCTGGAGCACGACGGCGAAACGCTGCGATGCCTGCAAAGCGACGCCGTCCACGGTGTTCTGCAAAGCGGACATGGCTTTTCTCTGCTTAACTTGCGACTCCAAAATCCACGCTGCGAACAAGCTCGCGTCCAGGCACGCGCGCGTTTGGGTCTGCGAAGTGTGCGAGCACGCGCCGGCGAGCGTTACGTGTAAAGCCGACGCCGCCGCACTCTGCGTCACCTGCGACCAGGACATCCACGCCGCCAATCCCTTAGCTCGACGCCACGAGCGGATCCCCGTAGTTCCATTCTACGACTCTGCCTCCGCCAAATCTCCTCGTGGTGCTGGTGCGGATGAAAATGATCCGCACCAGCACGAGGACGAGACGGAGGAAGAAGAAGCGGAAGCGGAGTCGTGGCTGCTCCAAGCGCCGAGCAGTAATACTCAAGGAATTGAGTATAAATCTGCGGAGTATTTGTTTAGCGATGTGGATCCGTATGTGGAAATGGATATAATTGCAGATCAGAAAACATGTACGACTACTATGGATATTGCTCATAATCAAGAGGAGTATAAAGAAGATTGTGTTGTACCTCATGTACAAAACAATAAGAATGAGATCCAATTACAAGGCCCAGTTGTTGATGGATACCCAACTTATGAAATGGATTTTTCTGGTGGATCTAAACCTTTCATGTACAACTTCACAACTCAATCCATTAGCCAAAGT GTCTCTTCATCATCTATGGAAGTTGGAGTTGTGCCTGACCATAACACAATGACAGATGTATCAAACACATTTGTTAGAAACTCCGCCATTGACGGACTACCTAACCCGGTTTCGAGTTTAGACAGAGAAGCAAGAGTATTAAGGTATAGAGAGAAGAGAAAGAATCGAAAATTCGAGAAGACGATACGATATGCTTCTAGAAAAGCCTATGCTGAGACTCGACCTCGAATCAAAGGGAGATTTGCGAAGCGTACGGAGAACGACGCGGGAGACTCCCTTGTCGCCTCCGACACTTTGTACGGCGTCGTTCCGTCGTTTTGA